The sequence TACAAAATGCCCAGGATAAGTTCATTTGATGACAAATGAATAGAAATGCTTTGTAACACTGGAAGCTAGTAGCGGtgcagagtttttcctggtcagacCAAGTGGTCAAGTCATGGCCCAAATATGAATATGTATGCATATGTAATATGCTACGTGTTACATTACGAAGGGGTGGTGTCTGGTGTGTGACTGCTGTTATTTTCCCAGCTGTATTGCGTGTAGCTGGCGCCCTTCAGAAGAGCACAGAGGTCATGAAAGCCATGCAGAGCTTAGTGAAGATCCCAGAGATCCAGGGCACCATGAGGGAGCTGTCCAAGGAGATGATGAAGGTCAGTCACATATCTGCTGACACACTGTGGCCGCTGTGTTACTGTTGGGTACATAAATCGATCACTGCTCATGTGCATTGCTGCTGCGTCACGTACCGGTGTGAGAGACTCAGGGAAGCCGTCCAGTTTTGAACCACTGCTACGATCCGAAGCTACAAACATACAATTCATATAACCAACAATATTATGCACTATGTTGAAATTTATATTGAAGAATAAATGAGTAAATATTGTTTGAGTATTGATACACAACACCAAAAGGTTATATGTCCCACAGGCTGGTATCATAGAGGAGATGCTGGAGGATACCTTTGAAAGCATGGAGGATGATGAGATGGAGGAGGCAGCAGAGGCAGAAGTTGATAAGATCCTCTTTGAGATCACAGCAGGTAAAGACAGTCCCTCTGGTAATGAAACTGGTCTCAAAAAGTTGTTTGGGGCTGTAAATGTTCATCTGTCTGGTGGGGGCTTATGgtaaaaaatgtaatgttgtACATGCTGACCTCTGGTGGTTTGTTCCATATTAGGCGCCCTTGGCAAAGCGCCCAGCAAAGTCACAGACGCCCTACCTGAAATGGAGCCTCCTGCGGCAGCCTCAGAGGATGAGTCGGAGGAGGACATTGAGGAGATGCAGTCTAGACTGGCAGCCTTAAGGAGCTAAGATTGAGCTTTTGACCGCTTTTAGTCCCATTAAAGTCTTTTTGCCTGCTCAAGTATGAACAAAGACAATTTTGGTCAAGGGTTAATCTAGTCTCTTCTCAAATATATTGTCTCTTTCTTTCACATTATTGTTTTTCATTAGCTTTGCGCTGAGAACATTTGAATGCTTAGGGCTAAATAACATATCAGATCTGTTCTGAAAGTTGGCTTTTATGACCTTGGGTAAGCCCAGAAATCACCCAAAGTGTGGTGACTGTATACCCAATGTTGCGAAGATGTATATTAATCCCAAGATCGCTGAAAATAAGAATGCTCATGCCTATCTAAAGTGATGAGTGTGGTCTGATTATTTTGGGGAAGCTGAGGCTTCATCCTGCAATAGGGTGGATTAACCACCCACTGGGGGAAAacaggttgaatcaacgttgtttctacATCAAATCAATGAAATTACGGTGAACCAACATAGAATAGACGTCGagttgacgtctgtgcccagtgggcagagACTTACTCTGAGCCGGTCACTGACATATCTAATCCGTAATGGAAATGTCTTgctctacattgtgacattaaatgAGTGACTCATCACATTTTAGTGTTCATGAAACTTTAATCCATCACTACTCTGATCTAGTTCTGAAATCTAAAATGTAaaacaatatacactgagtataccaaacattaggaacaccttcctaataaggagttacacccccttttgccctcagaacagcctcaattcgtcggggcatggactctacaatgtgttGAAAACATTccatgcttcccacagttgtgtcaagttagctggatgtcctttggttgctggactattcttgatacacacgggaaacctagcagcgttgcagttcttgacacaaaccggtgcgcctggcacctactaccataccctgttcaaaggcacttcaatattttgtcttgtccattcaccctcttaaTGGcgtacatacacaatccatgtctcaattgtcttaaggcttaaaaatcctttaacttgtctcctcccttaatctgcactgattgaagtgaatttaacaagtgacatcaataagggatcatagcattcacctggtcagtctgtcatggaaagagcaggtgttcttaatgttttgtacaatcaatGTATTTAATTTACTTTCAGCATTTGAAACCCTGGAACTAAAAAGCAAACTTATCTTTAAAGTTTATCTGTACAGTGCATATATCTATATTATTTTCTTTATATAATGTTGTTTGGAGGGGTAAAAAAGGAATGCAAATTCTAACCGATTTTGGATGTTGAAATCGTGCTTCTTTAACTGTGTATTGTTGGCCTCAAAGTCCTTCAATTTGTTGTGCTTATTCAGTAAAAAATCTGATTGGTTAGTCTCGTTTCAGACCCTGTGTGTTATGGGTTGTTTTTTTCTGTGCATACTTTTGTTTTTTATGTGACCAGGAAATTATGGAAATAAACATGAATGATTTTACTGTTGCCTGGCCCCCATACTTGAATGTTACCTGAAAGTTAAGGAAAATGGAAGAGTAGGATGAAAGGAAAAAGTGGACAAATGTGTTTTGTTCGGTTGGTAGGCCACTACTTTTGTTGCTTTATTTTATGGGAAAGAGCAACATCTGTGAAAACACattcaggagagagagagtcttaGAGCGAAACAGTGCATCTTTCGTCTGGGTTGCTTTTCACTTGGCTTCAAAGGGATTAGCTTTATAACCAAATGTAACCAAACCCTATCTCGGTCCTCTGTTGATGTAGGTTACCAGTCATAAAAGCACTGTAGCTGTCTCATGTTTTAGGGAAAACTCCCCAAAATTATTTACAAGCCTCAACTAATGGCAGTGGATTATATTGAATTACTATTGTTTCTGAAACTGAGCATTTACAGTATTGCAATCATAGTATACTATTGAGATGTTTAATCCAGACTGCCTGGTCCATGCTATCAGGGATCCTTGGGATGTATCAACTCTGAAGTTACCTGATTGAAGTTGAATTTTTAAATGGTGGGTTTAGGGTAGTGACTTCCCAAGGATTCTGAATAGCATTTACCCTGCCTGGTGCTcaccttttttctttctttttttccagATCCAGGCCCTCTATTTCACAAGAAGGTGTTGGTGTTGTCACTACAACATCACAATTGTCCTAGTTAGTGTTCAATTAAAAAATTAACATCAACATCAGGTAGTTAGGCCAGTAACTatttaaataaacaaaaaatactCTGTATCACGTTCATGTCTGCGTGCAGCGCAACGTTTGACGCGGTGGTTGGTCCTCGCTGAAGCTGCTGTCAAATGGCAACTGCCAACGCTCAGAAGGAAACTCCTCCCTGTTGACAGCACGTTCCGTCCCCTTCTCAGCGCAATGGTTTCTTGGATAATCTCTAGACTTGTGgtgtaagtaaaaaaaaaattatcacATTCTTCTTTCATAAAAATCCCACCTCGAGATAATGCTGTTTGCTGTAAATATGCGTTTTTCCGTGACACAAGATGCATGACAGCAGCGGCCGCTTTATAGCCCATTTAGGCTACGTCTTATTTCTGAGCAGAGACGGTGACTCCGGGGTTTGAGGCGAGACGGAATATTGTGCTCTGTTTATGACTTAttccttatttaaataaggtattttttgcCTTATTTGATTTAATAGTCATATCACATTTAAAGGGTCGGTGAATATTTTATTTAGCCTATTATGTATTTACATGCGTTTTCATTTAATTCCAGACAAAGAATTACGTGATTGCCCAAATGAAATatgtttatttatatttatatatgtcTGCTCATGCAGAGCTATGCATGTTGAAAATGATCAAGCAACAATAATGCTGTAATCGATAGGGGATTTCATACAGTAAATTCAAATATAACTatataataaaatgttttttataaagCACAGAGCAGTGGTAAGCAGAGCTATTTTATTATACTTGATGTCCTTTATTTGGAAAACAAAGGGATGGGTCACCCCTCTCAGGTTACAATAAAAGTGTTGTATATATTTCTAAGACTTTATTGCCGCAAATGTTCTGAGTCATCCGAATATTTAAGCACGTTAATGTATGGAAGCAGAATTATAGGCTCCACTGGTCATTTCTATTGTGTTGTAATATGGCGAAATGATTAAACGTGTTCACAACATATAGACTTGGTGTTAGCCAAATCTCAAAATAGCACGTCAATTAAATTTAGGTTACAATATCATATTACATTGCTGTTTCAGACGTGAGGCTCCAAGTATCTTCTGTCTGACTTGGCATTCAAAGCTCTATATAGACTATCCAACACATTTTATTTGTTGTTCTGAGGTCTTAAGCAGAAACACTGAATGCATTTTGTTTTGAGTGACCTTGTGTGTTTAACAACTGTATGGTTATACAGGACAAGCCAGTGTAGGCCTATGTAGGTCAGTAATTTGAGCAGGTCACACTCACAACTGTTGCCATACTGTTGCTTCAAGCCAAGGGGTTATAGTCATACACAGGTGTAGTCCTCATGTGGCCTTGTTTAGTAAGTTCGGATTTTAAATGTGCACATTTTTCTGCTCACTCATTAGTTTTAATTGTTGTTGAAAATATGAGTGTCTTCATGTCAATTACACATTCAACAATATGAGCGGAATTGGAAAATAGTTGCGCACGTAAAACTCTGACTTGTCTAGCAGGGGCCTCTTTGATTGCAATGGGACTTTGGAGCAAAGGAAGTGCGCATGGGACTGTTCTCAGATTCTCCTAATTTCTTGGAATATGAGCCACTCCCTGTTAATGTATTATTTGTTTATATAAACATTATGCATTCAATCAAATCTAAAACAgttttaacacagtaaattcgtCACAAACCCAATACCCATTACTGCGA is a genomic window of Salvelinus namaycush isolate Seneca chromosome 15, SaNama_1.0, whole genome shotgun sequence containing:
- the LOC120060334 gene encoding charged multivesicular body protein 3-like, encoding MKMGLFGKTQDKPPKDLVNEWSLKIRKEMRVIDRQIRDIQREEEKVKRSIKDAAKKGHRDVCVVLAKEMVQSKRAVSKLYASKAQMNSVLLSMKNQLSVLRVAGALQKSTEVMKAMQSLVKIPEIQGTMRELSKEMMKAGIIEEMLEDTFESMEDDEMEEAAEAEVDKILFEITAGALGKAPSKVTDALPEMEPPAAASEDESEEDIEEMQSRLAALRS